In Brassica napus cultivar Da-Ae chromosome C2, Da-Ae, whole genome shotgun sequence, the sequence ttccaaaaagaactaaaacaacaatcctaacttatatatcctaaactatcaatcaaacaacctaaaatctgAGATCTAACttcgaaaaccctaaacaattgagattaaagaaggtttgggatgattcttacatgatttagggtttggggaagagatatgagggtgagaagaggattcgccggtgaagggAGGTGGATAATGGCCGGAATCGCCGGTGTAGAGGGAGGAATCGCCGTGAGAGAGAGgatttttgagagagagaggcggaaattacgaagaaggaagaagaagggttaTTATATATGAAGATttcgacggacacgggttcgtcggtattccgtcggtataattaaaatataccaaatgccgattcgcgaaaattttcaagcggtttggttctcccgggcaaattgaatttccgacggaatgtgtccgtcagtatattccgacggactgtgtccgtcagtatattccgacggaattccgacgacttagtgtttagggtgttgatttcaagtttctaaatgcaaaatccaaatctttgataatatatatagtatttgcataaagatttaacaataaaaatgttttataacacgattttacacaacaacattttttgtagtgtaagcttatatgaatatgattgtataagtatatgaatgttaagatgagatgttgtgaaaacaatgatatgcatacataaatattttaatgagttgttatatttgaacggttgcgatctaatactatactaaacacttattatgtgttattttcatagttttggcatctaaatttatagatttttatgattgaaattttttagaaacacatgtcgtcggtaattcgtcggaatataccgacgacattccgatgaACTTGTCTAGTTCGTcagaatgtcgtcggtatattccgacgaattaccgacgacctttccaaatttcaatgaaacccaatgtcgtcgctatgtcgtcggtatattgcgaggtatttccgacggaccaataaaaaaaaaaaaaactaatcagaatcttctgaatcttcatcaaactccccaacctcggcttctggCTCCGAATGTACAACaacatcatgtccaaacacagtcaaattctcaacgagttgaacattttccaaatcttcaactgcctgggcgttgctggtagactctggttgcaatggttcatcatcatcagaagttccatccactcgtcctcttgggttgatttgcgttacagtaacccatggatcgtctctgtacgtcacccgagggtaactgatgtagcacacctatacatatcaattatacaaagtattagtaaaatatataacattaattaattatattggtaaaaaattatgaatagattgacatacctgatcagcttgcgaaccaagaatgaaggaatcataatattgaagtttccgcatCAATCTTCattcctctatctggggtggtgtcataccaatcacaatagaatattacacaacgcaatccaaccattccaggaaattggatttccaatatttcttttatgttgccgtagtagacatcgtcaccggaagaagatgaaacaccagcatcatatgttgtcttagaatgacctttccttgtgaatgcatatcctcgcgtacaaaatttaggatatgatttgaccacatagtttggttcctgcacaaattcgcgtatccaatcatcgaacacaagacctctggccaaaccatcattcacctataaattaaaaacatatatgattgaaaagttaattagtttatattaaatttaaactaatcatttgcatagggtaatatgatatatgactcacataactacgaagccacgcagcaaatccgttatctctaagttgtggaAGCTCGTCTTCTGTTGAAttcctgtgagtcatacgcaactccgccatatatacactatatacaaaaatattatcaatatgaaataaatttattgaatattaatgtaacaataaatgaatgaatatttttatctctcatattgtagaacatcttcacagttggtgagcaaatatgtttgcaaatgggcgtgctcagtgtccgtaagtctccgcttcgtgaattttctaCTAAGTTGTCCTATTTCCtagaacatgcttgggacagtaacatgatatgttgctctctcccctctatcatcatgccgagcaggtcttcggtgttttgtatgcacttctggtgaaaaataattttcagcaaagattgcagtttcttcattgatcacctatgccactatagatccttccaccctgctttgatttttgaccatcttcttcagatgatgcatataacgctcaaaaatatacatctatctgtactgcacaggaccaccaagttccaattctcttgcgagatgaatagcaagatgttccattacatcaaagaatgatggagaaaatatcttctcaaggttgcacatgctgactggtgcgtttgtcttcaaattattaataccctcttcagtcactactctgctgcataagtcgcggaagaaaacactaatccctacatagataaaagacatatataatattcgtaagtattaagttttataagcataattgttaaatataaaaataaattaaattgtaaaaatataagatacctgcaattgcttcatgaacattacgtggcaataatgctgaaaaagcaaactgAAGGAGGCGCTgtataattacatgacaatcatgactcgtcaagccagtaaactttccttcgcttctatcaacgcagttccccaaatttgatgcatatccgtcaggaaatttcactttatctataatccaatcaaagaactcttcttttctagcaccatccagccgataaatgggaaaagggaccgtaccgttctcatcaacgtgaagttcagaacgatcacagatatcgactaaatccaaccttgactttaaattatccttcgttttaccttggatgttaaggattgtgttcatcagattgtcgaagaagttcttctcaatatgcatgacatctaaattatgccgcaatagatgactctcccaatatggcagatcccagaaaatactctttttgtgccagttatgtagctctccaaccgcactgactcgaatgttttcatgtccacctacatctggcgtcctttctgcatcaaaatacctaaacagcttcaacaaatctttcccactaacttcctcaggtggaccatcaaacacctgcttgttcttcgtaaacgaagtcttactcctgcggtatggatgatcaggtggtagaaatcgtctgtgacagtcaaaccaacacgttttccttccgttctttaggtggaaagcatctgtgtcatcttgacaatattgACATGATAtcctcccatgtgttgtccatctaGATAACAttccatatgctggaaagtcacttattgtccacataagtactgcccgcatctgaaagttttctttgcacgaaacatcgtatgtctcaaaaccatacgcccatagttgttgcaactcatatatcagtggttgaagaaacacatctagtgatcttttaggatgatctggtccggggacgagaattgagagaaacaaaaactctcgtcgcatgcacaagctcggccgtaagttgtacggtgtcacaataactggccatagtgaatactgtcttccatgctttccaaatgggctgaaaccataagtagataatccaagataaacatttcttctctcttccgcaaattctggatatgttgactggaaatgttttcAAGCCTTCGCATcagaaggatgtctaatctcaccatttgtggaatgctctgcatgccatctcattgcttttgctgtgcgctcacactgatacaacctcttcaatctttccgtcaaaggcaaataccacattcttttgaatgggatcggaactctttccctcgtctcctgataacgaggtttcccacaaaatttgcatacatttcgtgtctcatccgctctccagtagatcatgcagttgtcaatacgtacatctatcacttcatatggtagttgaagaccggcgacaagtttctgaacctcgtagtatgaacccggtgcaaggttatcctcaggtagaatacatttgacaaaatcagtaatcgcatccatacattcttcagccaaattatagtctgccTTAATAcacattaatctagttgcagatgataagactgaatgaccatctctacaattttgatacaaaggttgttttcctgcatccaacatgtcaaaaaatctcctagattcgggatttggttcttcccctctataatgatcatgtaccatctgctcagtacctacaccataatctatatccgttctagattcttctaacctaatatcaggctgaagttcactaacaggtTGAGGTTctctagtactaccatattcataaccagtttccccatgaaggtaccaaactttataattacgtgaaaaccctttcatatacaaatgagtccaaacatcaaattcttttataaccttattattactGCAAGTAGAGCAGTGACATCTTAACATActactttttgcatccggttgctgttgaacaagcctcatgaattctccaatcccttgaacgtattcttccgtaagcaaattggtgttcggatccaaatgagatttatccatccacgaacgataataaacttctgaagacatgattttcacggaattgttatgactaaagagaatgaagagagaatgaagtgtgaatgagttgaatgaggagagGTTGTATTTATgggaaattgcttacggcccTCCGAcgattttccgatgaaattccaACGGATGTAATTGCTTCTCTTTATTCTTTGTTTGAATCGAAGAAGTCTCCACAGATGACAATAGAGCTCTTCTGACCTACTTTGCTTGGAAATTATCTCTCTTTGACACATATATCAGATAAGATATTTTGACTCGCCAAAAAAAAAGCGTATAATTGCAATGCAAGCAACCAGAAGAAACGTCTTTAAGTTCTTTTCaagtgataaaaaaattgacaagAAGACCACAAAACTGTAGCTTCCACTCTTCATATTCGTCAGAGTAGTCATCCAATTCTTCTGGTAGAAGTTTGGTCACGATAATGCATTCTTGTGTATTTATTCATGAGACTTCCACTTCCTATCTCATCTCCATGGCTTTTGTGATAACTATTCTCGGACTAACCAGCTTGTTAGCTTTTCTGTATAGACTGCACCGTTAACTTCTCTTCCAAGTAACTCAAAGTTTAAGAAACATTTGGTATAGCTTGGTCAAGAATTTCTACTTTGTTTCCTTGACCAATATTGTAAtgactaatttatatatctGCTTACTGATTTGTGTTTGTGGGCAGCTGAGGTTTAGACCCACCAGGCGGTCCAGACCaccaaatttttatttcttaaaatgataaagatttatataattttctaaatttcacAATGCTATAACAATTTATTACACCgtaatttacaaattacaacAACCTAACTCAAGTGAATACAAGAACAACAAAGGAGAAGAAGTAGACCAATTGTTTCTAGGGCAAACACTCTCTTATACCAGTACTGCATTATGAATTCAATTTAAAAcatgcagaataataaaagtACGTAGCATTGTAAAGGTTATATCATTGACCTACTAGTAATTCATGCAGTTGTATTGTATCTAACTCATTACCCAAACAAAACGTATGAATTGATTAtctttgtttgataaaaaaggTTAATCACATAATTGAAACTATTTTACAAACAATAAAGAATAACTTTGACCAACATTAAGAAGATTTTCAATAAGTGTTTACACTTCATGTGTTTGTACATGAAAACTAAAAGCTTTCGGTGGAGTTGAAAAGATGTTCATCAAGCTCTTGGTTCATCAcgtgttcttcatcttcatcaacatCCACTTCTATTGGTAGATAATTATCGCCAAGCCTAGCTGGAGGATCACTAGATTGAGAAAGAGCGTACATTGGTGGCTCTTGTTGATCATCTTTCTCCGTTGTTTGTTGATCATCCAATCCCGTTCTTGCGAATCTTTCAACGAGCTCTCCAATCCCATCTTCTTCTGCGTCATGTGTCCCCTCCACGGCTtcaacttcttcatccttaGAATTGCTTATCTTGCGAATCTTGCACAGGACCAGTTCTTGAAACGTATTTTCGTCCAGTAGAGAATACTCGTACATAATCCAGCTACTATTGCTCCCAGGAACAACAGCAGAAGTACCGTCTCCTCTCTTCTGCCTCTTATTGTTGTCGCTTTTAGTGAACTTTAGAGTTTGCTTTTTCCCTATTATGGTCTTCTCGTTTTCTTCGTcctcaatatattttttagcGTTAGGCTTCCAACTCCCACCATCGTTGTCCCCGGCGATCCTCCGCTTTGAGTTCCTACCACGACCAATGTTCTTCACTGACACTTGAGTCCTTGTCACGAAATAAAACCACTCGTTCTTCCTGAACAAAGGATGATTGGTATGGTCCAGCAACCATGGTTCCTTATCGTAAACGTTCTTCATCACGATGAAGTCTTCACACTCTTCATCTTTCGACTTGGGTTGTAGATACGTTTCTAACTTGGGTAGTAGATGATATTTGATGAGTTCTTGGTCTTCAGGATCAAAGTAAAGTCCTCCATCTTCATCGTTATTGAACATGGTTTCGTCTGGATCATAGTAAACTCCTCCATCTTCATAGTTATTTGACATCGTTTTAAGGGTTCAGCTCTCAAGTTTGATTCTACAAAAGTGAGGTTAACCTATTGagtcgtatatatatatatatatatatatatatatatatacacatatatactaCTAAGGCTATTTTaagtttctataaaaaaatcataGGATTATCCTAGATATCATAGTTGCAGTTTCCTATTACAAAAACGGTTTGTtaagagaatcaagaagataATGTTATGATAAATCATATCGAGAGATTTGTTTTATGAAGATAATgttctttatataaatttatgaagaTAATGTTTTGATAAATCATATTGGTAGATTCGTTTTTAGGAATAATGCTATgataaatcatattttgttaATAGATCGCATAGAAATGTTCTTTTTGTGAAGATACTTTTATGATAAATCATATGTTGTTAATCGTATGTATGTAGATTCCGTTAGGCTAGGAGTGAGCGTTTGTGTCTTCGTTCGAGTTTGGTTCGGGTATTTGAGTTTTTGGATATTTGGGTTTAATCTTATAggtcttatttaaattttataagtatCGGATTGGGTTggttaataatattttggattcatatatattttataactctATGTAAAActcattttgaatttgaatttgaatttatttCATGTATTaattttgatgatattttagatattatatcaaaataaatataattgagTATTTAAGatacttatttaaattttagatacTAATTATGGAAACTAAATCAAATTTTTGGGTTCAGATATATTTTATATCACCATAAATGGTCCATTCGGTATTTTACAGCTCatatagaatatttattttaaaaaaattggttctGTATTGGATAAGAGTTTCGGGTATTATGCCCTAGGTTAACCATTATATTACTAAGCCAAAATAAAAGGTTTCATAGTGTTGCCGTCTATTACCCTCACCGTTAAATCGGTTCAAATTTCCCTAAATCATTCGGTGCGGTCGTTGTTGAAAACTTATCATGGGCTCGCACCACAAGTCCCTAGGACGTCGGACTCTAACGTAGCCGTCTATTACGTGTATATGAAGATACAAGGTGCAAGATagcattttatatatttgtacatAAGGAGATGGAGTAGTATAGCATTGTGTAGtgagtatataatttatatatagtgAAGTACTGTACAGAGTTAATAAATGAGAATACATACATTCATAACAAATTTTCCTCTCTACATTTCATCTTCCTCGCCTTCACTCACTGAATCTTGATATATAAGAGCCCTCACGATCATGAATGCTTCGATCTTTGATCTTATTCTCTTTCATTTCCTTCCGATTCTTTGTTATGAGATTCATCTTTCTCTTCATCCTTGTTTTCTCTCGGTTTTTCCTTCGCTTCCTGTTAACAAGAGAGGAACTGACTTTGGAGTTGGTTGATAGATACTTAGATCATCTTTATCGCTGAAACCGGTAGAGTGGTTCTTagaaaactttatttttgtctgaaaaaaaaaaattaaaaagagaacCAATTGCGGGTCATCACGTGTCAGTGGGGCATGCGAACAGTGCAAGAAACACTCCAAAGTCGATTCTTATTTCATGACTTTTGCAACCGATTTTAGTGGTTTTTGTGGGGTCCTAAGCattcatttttttaagaacttcaCATAAAGTTCGGCGATAATTATGCCCTTAAAATGAAGAAGCCAAAGCTGATGACGTGGAGGCTGAGCCGGCTGACTAAATGACTAGAGTAAAGCTTTGGTTTGGAGAAGAGTCTTTGCAGTTACTGGTTCAAGAAGTATAAAAGGAAGAGTCGAAGCTTTTATGGAGTTTATGCTTTGATGTTGCATGTAGAAAGACGATATGAGTCTTCTCTCTCAGTCGCTATGAGACTGATGATTGCTTCTGTGTTCGCCATGAGAGCATAGTTGTAATCATACTCAAAGCTTCATTCATTCTTGTAATTGGTTCGTGTTATCAATAAGAAGACGTTACGGAGTGTTTCAGAGAGATCGGAGTTCAAGACTCTATCATTGGTGCGGTGAGCGTGGATGTTCAAGTATAACGGGAAGTATTGGAGTTTCAGCAGAAATAGGAAAGCTCGAGTGTTATCAATAAGAAGACGTTACGGAGTGTTTCAGAGAGATCGGAGTTCAAGACTCTATCATTGGTACTGGCGCTACCGTTACATTTAGTAGCTTCTCTGTTCCATCATAATCTATCCATATCAGAATAGGTTTCTAACTTGCAAGCAGCAGAGTTTTATTATTTCCCTCTGTAGCATCAAAGTAAGTAGCATTGGCAGATGCTACCGAGACTATACTATTAATATCAATCCCTACATGGTTATCGCTTTCATCATATTGTTCAGAGCTTTCATTAGTGTCCTGCTTTACAGCCAGGATCCGGTTTtcagttatatttttatttcctgGATTAAAAAGCCGTAAACCTGAAGTTGCAGCCTTAGCCATGAGGTCTGTCTTAGAAGCTACCACAAAAGCCATACCTTGACCGTATGCAGGAGGTTTTGCCAgtggaaagattacaaagacAAACTCTGTTGAAAAGGAAAATGAACTGGGAGACGAGGCTGTGAAATTCAAAGGAGTTTTGAGCATAGCATGACCACTGCTGATCTTCGTATCATTTGTTAGATGCAACCATCGTTGATATTTGCCATACCATCAAGATGAATGTTTGCTTCCCTCAGTGGCGTGCTTAGGTCTAACGAGGCCTAAGGCAAatctcaaaagaaaaaatacatAGAGAAGGATGAATCGAACCTGGGGGCCCTTATAAGAAACAATTATCTGTTAACCACTAGACTGCAATAGATAATTTAATAATTGGGGTTCTAAAATAACTATATTTGTCAGGGAAGGATGAATCGAACCTGGGGGCCCTTATAAGAAACAATTATCTGTTAACCACTAGACTGCAATAGATAATTTGATAATTGGGGTTCTAAAATAACTATATTTGTCAGGGGCCCGAGGCAAAAGCCTTTTTGAATACATGGTATGCACGGCTCTGGCTTCCCTGAAGTCATACAGCCCAAATGGATCCTTGTCTTGAGCTAACACTAAAAGCATCAATGGACACTAATTATCATCCAGATACCAAGCCATCTTGAACAGAGATGATCTTCTCTCACACCTTACTTTGTGAATGTCATATTCTTCTGAACTTTCTTTTCCATGagaatttgtgtgttttaaaaattcagaaaaCTCTAAGTTGACCTTTTTATGGAAGACACTATCAAATAAAagctaagaaatgttttttaCCTTTTTGAATTAGTATTGCATAGGCATGTCAATTGGGTTGTCCATGTCCAAATGGGCTTGTCCACGGATTTTTCTGGACATTGTTAATCAAGCCCGAATTGTACCAATCCAAATTGAACTAAAACCATTTTAGACCATGCCAGTTAGACCGTCCGCCTGAGCCCAAATAAAAATCATtctttaacatataaaaatacatatacaatGTGAGAAATGTGATTTTaaggttttggcgggaaaccataattttatagttttgacaggaaaacgtgattttgttgttttggcgggaaatttgattttaaggttttggcgggaaaacgtgattttccggttttggcggaaaaacgcgattttaaggttttggcgggaaaatgttattttgcggttttggcggaaaaatgtgattttatagttttggtgagaaaacgtaattttgcggttttggcggaaaaatatgattttgcggttttggcggaaaaatatgattttgcggttttgacagAAAAACGTGATTTTGCAAATTAGGCGGGAAaacttgttttttattttctgtttttttttacccttagaaaactatatatttttaggtCCAATGTCCAAATGGTTTTTTTAGTCCATCTAATTTTGGAGTTAAATGGGTTTCACTCCAATTggacaattttaattttagagtCTAATATAGTCATACCATTTGGATTTGGTTTTGGCTAAACCAAGGTCATTAAGCCCATTTGACATCCCTGGACATCATTACACTACACTGCCTATGTCATCATTTAGACAGTTTCTTACAGTTGTGTGGcttaagagcatcattatcccaagTGCTTAGGGGGGGTTGCCTAacaaaaaactaatataatagtGGGCAGGTCCTACAAAAATTTTAAGCACCAGCGCTTCTGAAGCATATTTAAGCACCGATGTTTGCACTGTTTGCGGGCctcactgacacgtggcggtccgcgattggtttgtttattaattttttttttagtccataaaaaaaaaaaaatttaagcacCCCATTATGGGGTGTtaggataatgatgctctaactACTTTGGTAGTCTTATCCTTATGACAAGTTATAGGTACAATGCTATGTACTTTTATTATTCGGCATATCTGCTTGTTGATAATTCTAGCTGATGTATTATACACGAGACAGAAGGTTTCAGCTATGATCTGATTCTTATTTTACTTGAATAAGGACTTACCATGTATGTGGCAAAATGAAGTGACTAAATCTGCACACTTCACAGTATGTTTCATATATATGATAAGCGTGGTTACATTAGGTTTCAACTAGCCAGGGTCATATATGTGTAGGGTGTTCAATTTGGATAGGCTGTGTGAAACATGGTTATCCTACATATGTGCACATATCTCTCATCATCAGCATTAGGTTAGTAGGTTGAAGAAGTTCATACAAAACATATTCTAAATCAATAGAAGGTAGTTGTAAAACACGATATATTCCgacggacgttccgacggaCAACAAAGTCGTCAGACGCATTTGACGATTTTCCGACGGCATTCtgacgaaaacaaaaaatactacttcgtcggaaattcgtcggaatataccgaccaCTTTCCGACCAATATACCGACCACTTTCCGACCAAAGAGTGTGCGTCGGTATATAGCGACGCAATTCCGATTAAATATATAACCGTTacgttcgtcggaaattcgtcggtatATACCAACGACTTTCCGACGACATTGCGATCAATAATATAACCGTCGCTGTCGTCCGAAGTTTGTCGGTATATactgacgaatttccgacgaactttttgaccgttgccgacaaatacatatgacctTTTTATAGCCGTTGAGAtaggaaaataccgacggaattccgacggatatgaCCGTTAAATTTCTGACGAACCTtttgaccgttgccgacaaatacataTAACCGTTTTATAGCCGTTGAGAtaggaaaataccgacggaattccgacggatatgaCCGTTAGGGTcgtgtcgtcggaattccgtcggaatgtcgtcggactgccgtaagcaatttcctataaatacaacctctcctcattcaactcattcactcCTCATTCTCTCTTCACTCTCTCTAATCACAACAATTCcaagaaaatcatgtcttcaggagTTTATTATcattcgtggatggataaacctcatatGGATCCCAACACCAATTtacttacggaagaatacgctcaagggattggagaattcatgaagCTTGTtgaacagcaaccggatgcaaaaaccggtatgttaagatgtccctgctctacttgcaataataatatgattataagagaatttgatgtttggactcatttgtatatgagaggattttcacgtaattataaagtttggtatcttcatggggaaactggttatgagtatgatagtactagcgaacctcagcctgttagcgaacctcagcctgatattaggttagaagaacctagaacggatatagattatggtgtaggtactgtgcagatggtacatgatcattatagaggggaagaatcaaatcccgaatctaggagattttttgacatgttggatgctggaaaacaacctttgtataaaggttgtagagatggtcattcacccttatcat encodes:
- the LOC106383900 gene encoding NAC domain-containing protein 96-like, encoding MSNNYEDGGVYYDPDETMFNNDEDGGLYFDPEDQELIKYHLLPKLETYLQPKSKDEECEDFIVMKNVYDKEPWLLDHTNHPLFRKNEWFYFVTRTQVSVKNIGRGRNSKRRIAGDNDGGSWKPNAKKYIEDEENEKTIIGKKQTLKFTKSDNNKRQKRGDGTSAVVPGSNSSWIMYEYSLLDENTFQELVLCKIRKISNSKDEEVEAVEGTHDAEEDGIGELVERFARTGLDDQQTTEKDDQQEPPMYALSQSSDPPARLGDNYLPIEVDVDEDEEHVMNQELDEHLFNSTESF